From Oryza brachyantha chromosome 9, ObraRS2, whole genome shotgun sequence, a single genomic window includes:
- the LOC102721862 gene encoding ABC transporter G family member 1-like has translation MATSPLPRWAATPSPSRPLWRSSDGGGGSNFLRSPFAAVVAALQGRAAPPSTSGADTTAPPPPPAPADHVAAGFDGIEREGDDDGGRRMEEERLGDGVFLTWEEVWVTAVDSRGKPATILNGVSGCARPGEVLAIMGPSGCGKTTLLDTLAGRLDSNLKMKGQILINGRSQKLVFGTSAYVTQENMLMATLTVREAIYYSAQIQLPDTMATAEKLARADDTVREMGLSSALDTRIGGRSSKGISGGQQKRLSICLEILTRPRLLFLDEPTSGLDSAASFHVMSRIARLAAREGMAVVAVVHQPCSEVFELFHGLCLLAAGNTIFFGPPSMAAQFFASNGYPCPPMRNPSDHFLRTVNKDFDKESEERQSYMPAVADEAIDILVNSYKSSNTSEVAKQEMRHINEMDRAMIGRKRAGFVTKTLVLTKRSFVNMYRDIGYYWLRLAIYVAISVCLGTIFYNVGYGPDSTRARSSMLMFIGTLLTFMAIGGFPSFVEDMKIFGRERLNGHYGVTTFVISNTLSSTPYLLFLAVVPGAIAYYLTCLQRQIDHFVYFALVLCACTMLVEGLMMIVATIVPDFLMGIITGAGIQGVMMLTSGFFQLPNNLPKIVWKYPIYYISFHKYALQGFYKNEFSGLVLQSNLEGPKIVTGEEVIAELFQVETGHSKWVDLAILCGMIITYRVLFIVIIKVLDMVKPMLKGVTFRWRPKCVHGMENLCAPL, from the exons ATGGCCACGTCGCCGTTACCACGTTGGGCGGCAACGCCGAGCCCGTCGCGCCCGCTGTGGCGCTCttccgatggcggcggcggcagcaactTCCTGCGTTCCCCAtttgccgccgtcgtcgcggctCTCCAAGGGCGTGCCGCCCccccctccacctccggcgCCGACACCAccgcgcctcctccacctccggcgccggcggaccacgtcgccgccgggttTGATGGCATCGAGCgagaaggcgacgacgacggcgggcgcaggatggaggaggagcggtTGGGGGACGGCGTGTTCCTGACGTGGGAGGAGGTGTGGGTGACGGCGGTGGACAGCAGGGGGAAGCCGGCCACCATCCTCAACGGCGTCAGCGGCTGCGCGCGCCCCGGCGAGGTGCTGGCCATCATGGGCCCCTCCGGCTGCGGCAAGACCACTCTACTTGACACCTTGGCTG GAAGATTGGACTCCAACTTGAAGATGAAAGGACAAATTTTAATCAATGGACGGTCCCAGAAACTTGTCTTCGGAACATCG GCATACGTTACTCAAGAGAACATGTTAATGGCGACGCTGACGGTGCGCGAGGCCATCTACTACTCAGCCCAGATCCAGCTACCGGAcaccatggcgacggcggagaaGCTCGCGCGCGCCGACGACACGGTGAGGGAGATGGGGCTGAGCAGCGCGCTGGACACCCGGATCGGCGGGCGGTCGAGCAAAGGGATCAGCGGCGGGCAGCAGAAGCGGCTCAGCATCTGCCTCGAGATCCTCACGCGCCCCCGGCTGCTGTTCCTCGACGAGCCCACCAGCGGCCTCGacagcgccgcctccttccaTGTCATGAGCCGCATCGCGAGGCTCGCCGCCAGGGAGGGcatggccgtcgtcgccgtcgtgcacCAGCCCTGCAGCGAGGTCTTCGAGCTCTTCCATGGCCTCtgcctgctcgccgccgggaaCACCATCTTCTTCGGCCCGCCTTCCATGGCTGCCCAG TTTTTCGCGTCAAACGGCTACCCTTGCCCTCCAATGAGGAATCCATCGGATCATTTCTTAAGGACTGTGAACAAAGATTTTGATAAG GAGAGTGAAGAAAGACAGAGCTACATGCCAGCTGTTGCAGATGAAGCAATAGACATTTTGGTGAACTCATACAAGTCATCCAACACTTCGGAAGTTGCAAAGCAGGAAATGCGCCACATAAATGAAATG GATCGTGCGATGATTGGAAGAAAGCGAGCTGGTTTTGTTACCAAGACACTTGTTCTTACCAAACGTTCATTTGTAAACATGTATAGAGATATTGGATACTATTGGTTACGATTGGCCATCTATGTTGCCATAAGTGTTTGCCTTGGTACCATATTTTACAATGTGGGCTATGGACCCGATTCAACTCGA GCTAGGTCATCAATGCTAATGTTTATTGGCACCCTGCTAACTTTTATGGCAATTGGAGGGTTCCCCTCCTTTGTGGAGGATATGAAg ATCTTCGGCAGGGAAAGGCTAAATGGGCACTACGGAGTGACCACATTTGTCATCTCCAATACGCTATCATCAACACCATACCTTCTCTTTCTTGCTGTGGTACCTGGTGCAATTGCATACTATCTCACATGCTTACAACGGCAAATCGACCATTTTGTCTATTTTGCACTAGTGCTGTGTGCATGCACAATGCTGGTTGAAGGCCTAATGATGATCGTAGCAACCATCGTACCAGACTTCTTAATGGGGATTATCACTGGTGCTGGCATACAAGGTGTTATGATGCTCACTAGTGGATTCTTCCAACTTCCCAACAATCTTCCAAAGATAGTGTGGAAATACCCAATATACTACATATCATTTCACAAATATGCACTTCAGGGGTTTTACAAGAACGAGTTCTCAGGGTTAGTTCTCCAAAGTAACCTTGAGGGTCCGAAAATAGTTACCGGTGAAGAAGTTATCGCCGAGTTATTTCAAGTGGAGACAGGACATTCAAAATGGGTGGATCTTGCAATACTTTGTGGAATGATCATCACCTATCGGGTACTGTTTATAGTGATTATCAAGGTTCTTGATATGGTCAAGCCCATGCTTAAGGGGGTGACATTTAGGTGGCGCCCTAAATGTGTTCATGGCATGGAGAACCTTTGCGCTCCTCTATGA